DNA from Acidobacteriota bacterium:
TAAGCACTCCGTAGAAGAAAGGAATATCGCCGCCTGGCAGCACCTGGAAGAAGTCGTCGGCGATGCGCGTTCCAAACAGCGCGCTTTCTGTAACCGACGGCACCCAATAGCGCTCCATGCCCGGCTCGAGATATGGATTAACCAGAAAGACTTTCGTGCCCGCTTTCTTGGCGTAGTAGAGATATTTCGTCGCTACGGGCTGACTGTTGGCGACGTTGGCCCCCACAAAGATCACCAGGTCGCTCCCAATCCAGTCGCTGTAGCTGCAGGTGGTGGCCGCGCAGCCCACCGTGGCGTTCAGCGCCGAGGTGCTGGGAGCGTGGCAGATGCGCGCGCTGGTGTCGATGTGGTTGGTGCCGATAAAGCGTGCCACTTTCTGGTGGGCGTAATAGGCTTCGTTGGTAAGGCCGCGGGAAGTAAGGTACCAGGCCAGTCCGCGAGGATCAGTCTGGCGTAGTTTGTTGGCGATCGCGCCGATGGCTTCTTCCCAGCTCACACGGCGGAAGCCTTTTTCGCCGCGCTGCCGCACCATCGGAACGGCCAGCCGCCCGAGGCGCCGCAAATCCTGCTCACTCTTGTTCTGGAGCTGCCCGGCGTCTTCCAGCAACCGCCAGTCCATGGCCGGCATGGTGTTAAGCCGCAACAGCCGCAGCCGCACGGCGCAGAGATGGATGCCGCTCATGGTCCAGTCGCGCATTCCCATAGTGCCCAGCGCGCAGCCGTCGCAGCAGCCGTCGTTAAGGATGCGCCAGGCGTAGCGCAGGCTGTCCCGGTTCTCCCAGATGGCCTCCAGGATGTCCTTGTAGCCGTTCGGGTGCTGCTGGTTGAGCCCATAAGGCACCAGGCTTACCCATTCTTTCGGATTCCACCCCTTCAAGCGTTCTCGCCCCATGGATTTTCCCAGGTTAACCGCACATTAAATCATAATTCGTCAGGAAGCGCACCGCCCAGGGCCAGACGGGCGGTTGAATGGACCGATGAGGCCCTGGATGAAGCCCAGCGGGTCAGCCTGGTTCTGAACTCGAGCCCATTTTTGGCGTTTCTTTATTTTCAACAACATGGCCAGGTCCGTTTTTAGCTTCCCTCCGGTTCGTTTTTTCCACACCTACGTATTTTCAATAACTTCTCCGCTTCGTTTTCCGGTTCGTTCCGGTTCGTTTTTTGGGCACGATCCTTTGTTTTCAACAACCTCTCCGGTTCGTTTTTGAAATTTAATGTTTTTTGTCCCACACAATTTTAGTTCCAAAATGCTTTGCCTATGTTTTCAATGGTTTCCAGCAATATGAATAGTCTAATCAGCCCGCCTATTTCCGCCCTGGCTTCCATAGGTCAATGCTCCTATGCTGCCTGCTCCTTCGCGAAGCGAATACGTCCATACCGTATGCCAGCGCGGCGCCCCCAACAATTTGACTTCAGGCGGCGCCCAAGGGCGGACACAAGGAGCGTCCCTGCCCTGGAAACGCCCTGAAATGCATGGCGAAGCTCCGATGATTTTTGCCGCTCCGAGGAGCAACCTTGTGAGGCTACCATACTAGCCCATGAAAGTCAAGCGGTTCCAGCGCGAAGACAGTGGCCCGAACCTCTCGGCCTTGGGTCCCGCTCTACACTCCCCCACGGCATCACGTAGCGTCGAGTTCATCTCGCCACATGACGGCATAAAGCCGCCGCTACAGTTTCGTTCTGTGTGGACGAACAGCAGATTCCTCGTCGCTCTTCAGCTCCTCGGAATGAAGGAGCGGGGGCCGGGATCGGAATGATGGGGGATGGGAGCGATGGAATGACGCCGGCCGGGCTCGCCATGCATGGGAAACAAAAAAGAACCGCGGGCCATAAAGGCCAGCGCTACCCAAGGTCGGCCAGCGCCGCGTGGGATGCCCGGGCCACAACGCGTCAGGCTTTCGGGTGGGTGCGGTCGTAGACATCAATCAGATGCTTGATGGAGACCTGGGTATACCGCTGAGTGGTGGCGAGGCTTTTGTGGCCCAGCATTTCCTGGATAGCGCGCAAGTCGGCGCCTTCGGCCAGCAGGTGTGAGGCGAAGGCGTGGCGCAGGGAGTGCGGGCTGACTTTCACATTCACATCGGGGCTGTAGGTTAGCACGTAGCGTTTGAGAATGCGGTCGATGGACCGCGTCGTGAGCCGCTGGCCGTGTACGTTGAGGAACAGCGCGGCACATCCGGTGCGGGTTTCGCGCAGCAGCCGCTCGCGGGCGGGCAGGTATGCCTCGAGCGCTCCTTTGGCTTTTGAACCGAAGGGAACAATCCTTTCCTTGTCACCCTTGCCGCGCACCAGGACAAAGGAGTCGCCGAAGTTGACGCTTCGCAGATCGAGTCCAGCCAGTTCGCTGACGCGCAGGCCGGAGGCATAGAGCATTTCAAGGATGGCGCGATCGCGCAGGATCGCTGGCTCGCCGCCCTGGGCCGCCTCGGCCACGCGGTCGAGGAAGTTATTCATCTCCTCCTCGGTCATAATGCGTGGAAGCTTCTTTTCGAGCTTGGGCGTCGAGACGCTGGCCGCGGGATTTTCAGCAATCAGGCGTTCCCTTGCCAGGAATTTGAAAAACGCCCGCATGGCGGCCAGCTTGCGCGCGATGGAAGCCTTCTTCTCCTCCATGTGAAACAGGTGAGAGAGAAAGGCACGAATCCTGAGCGCGTTCACCGAGTGCACATCAACGGCAGCGTCCTTTTCCTTTCCGGCCAGAAAATTGCGGAACTGGACGAGGTCGCTTTGGTAGTTGCGGACCGTGTGCGGGGAAGCGTTTCGCTCGTATTTTAAATACTGGATGTAACGCTCGATCAGGTCGTCCATAAAATTGGCATCACGCTCTTTCGCTCATATTCGCATTACTTCTTGTCATCCTGAGCGCACGCGAAGGGTCCCGGCAGTGATTATCAAAGAACTACAGCGATTCTTCGCTTCGCTCAGAATGACATGAAAAAACACACCCGGCTCAGAATGACGCATCGGCCTTGGCTGGCTCCCAGCGAGGCTCAATCCCGCTCTCGCTGCCGGCAAGCCAGGGCTGTAAATCCTGGAGGGCCCGCTCGCACTGCCATTCGCGGCGAGCACGGCGGTCACGCGCCACGGGCCTCGGGAGATCTTCGATGGGCGGCAGGAGATCGAACGAAATGTTCGCGGGCTGATAATTTTGCGGGCTGGCGTGCGTGATGTAGTGGACCAGCGAGCCGAGGGCCGTCGTCCGGGGCGGCGGTGCGAAGGTTTCCTGCCGCATGCGGCGGGCCAGCGCCATGCCGGCCAGCAGGCCTGTGGCAATGCACTCGACGTAACCCTCTACGCCTGACAATTGCCCGGCGATGAAAACTTGCGGGCTCGAGCGAAAACTCAGATCGGGGCCGAGCAGCCGTGGCGCGTTGATGTAGGTGTTGCGGTGGATCTGTCCGTAGCGGAGAAATTCAGCATTCTCGAGGCCCGGAACCATGCGCAGGATCCGTTTCTGTTCCGGAAATTTCAAGTGATTTTGAAAGCCAACCAGGTTGTAGCTTGAAAAACGCAGATTTTCCGCGCGGAGCTGTACCAGAGCGTAAGGCCGTTTGCCCGTGCTAGGATCGACAAAACCCACTGGCCGCATGGGGCCGAAGCGCAATGTGTCAAAGCCGCGCCGCGCCAGCTCTTCGATGGGAAGGCAGGCCTCGAAATATTTTACGTCCTCGAATTCGTGCGCCTTCACCGTTTCCGCGCTCATCAACGCCTCGTGAAAGGCGCGGTACTCGTTATGCGTCATCGCGCAGTTCAGGTAGTCGTCGCCGCCCTTCCCGTAACGCGAGGCGCGGAAGATGCGGTCCATGTTCAGCGTGTCGGCATCAACAATGGGGCTGATGGAATCGTAAAACGCAAGGCTTTCGCTCCCGGTCAAGCGCTGGAGGCTTTCAGCGAGCGCATCAGAAGTGAGCGGGCCAGTAGCAATAAGTGTGAGGCAGTCGCCAGGGATTTCGGTTACCTCTTCGCGGCGCAAGGCGATGAGCGGATGCGAATCAATAGCGTGAGTGACGGACGCCGCAAAGCGCTCGCGGTCAACGGCCAGCGCGGACCCGCCTGGAACGGCGCATTCATCGGCCAGACGGAGCAGCAGTGAACCCGCGCGGCGCATCTCTTCTTTGAGCAGCCAGGAAGCCGCACCAGGGGTGTTCGATTTAAGTGAGTTGCTGCAGACCAGCTCCGCCAGCTGGTCCGTTTTGTGGGCGGGAGTCGAGCGCCGCGGCCGCATTTCGCACAGCGTGACCGGCACGCCACGACTGGCAAGCTGCCAGGCCGCTTCGCTGCCCGCAAGCCCGCCTCCGGCAATGAGGACGTGTTCTTTCATCGCTGGCATGATTATAGCAACGCAGGCGGGTATTTGCGGGGCGCGGGTCTATTCTGCCGCCGGCGATGTGTCTTTGCATCTTCGACCGGCCGGAAGATTTAACGCAGAGGGAACAGAGAGAGGCCGCAGTGCTGATCAAAGAGCATGCCGTGGAAAAACGCGCGGCCGTCCGTCCTGGAACTTCTTGACAACCGAGTCCAGCCGTTGCCATCAGCCCACGTTTGTTCTCCAGTTTTTTCTACGGCCGAACGCCCGTGATGCTGAGTTTGATGCGATACACGCTCGAGCTCGCGGTCATGTAAAGGGTTTTGCCGTCCGCATCGCCCCAATTGCAATTGGCAGCCCGTTCTGGAAGATTGATGGTGCCGATATGCTTCCCCTCCGGCGAAATGATCCAGATGCCGCCCGGACCTGCGCCGTAGAGATTTCCCTTTTCATCTACCTTGATGCCGTCCGGGCCGCCCGCGCCCTGGCTGGAATCGGCCTTGCAGAAGACCTTGCCGTTGGCCACCATGCCATCGGGCTTCACATCGTAACGCATCCAGGCCATGTTGTCGGGATCGGAAACGGCAATGTAGAGATACTTTTCATCGGGCGAGAAAGCAATGCCGTTGGGGCGGGTGAGGTCCTTGATCACAAGCTGAAGATGACGATTGTCGGGCGGCGCGCCCGGTTTGTGGGATGCTGCTCCAGGCAGGCGGAAAACGCCGTTGAACGGCAATTCCTTCAGCGGATCCTTATCGCTCTGGGTGGGCAGGCCGTAAGGCGGATCGGTAAAGTAGAGTGAGCCGTCAGATTTGTAGACCAGGTCGTTGGGACTGCTCAGCCGCTTGCCCTGATAACGATCACACAGAACGGTCTGCCTGGCGCCGGGTTCGAGCGATTCCAGGCGATAAACATCGCGCTGCGCATGGCCCGCGACGACGAGGCGGCCGTCCTTGTCGAGCGTCATACCGTTTGAGCCGGACTCCGTGCCTGGATAGGGCTTGGTTCCCTGGTAGCCGCTGGGATGGAGAAAAACAGAGACGCCCTGGCCTGGGACCCATTTGATGATGCTGTTGTGATGGATCGCGGCAAAGTAAAGGTCGCCGGTGTGAGTCCAGATGGGGCCCTCGGTCCATTCATAACCCCCGGCGATTTTCTCGACGGTCGCTCCCTGAGGGATGATGGCATCAATCGCCGGATCGAGACGTGCGATCGAGCCGATTGTTGATGAGGCCGGCTGCTCCGCCTTCTTTGGCGCTTCCTGCTGAGAACAGCCGGTGATTAGACCCAGCAAACATAATGTGACCACCCAGCGCGTTTTCATGCGGGCGATTCTACTGCGGAGGTTGCCGCAAAGCAATTAGAAGTTGCAGGAAAATTGACCCGTCAATTGCTGGCTTGAAAAAAGGCCCACGGCCTGACAAGCACTGGCCCTGGCGGCCATTGAAGAAGAGTAGACTTAATTGCTGGAATGATCGGGCTGGCGGTGATTATTCCACCACACGCTCGTACTTGCAGGTCTCGTTACGGCAGTAGCGCGTGACCTCGCCGGTTTTCTTGTCGTTCTTCTCCAGCAGGATGGGTGAGCCGCAGTCCGGGCAGGGTTCCGCCACGGGCTTGTCCCACACCGTGAACTTGCAGTCGGGATAGCGCGTGCAGCCGTAAAAGACCTTGCGGCGTTTTGTGCGGCGGACCACAATTTCACCGGTGCAGCCTTCCTCGGGGCAGGCGATTCCCAGCGTCTCCCGCTTGACGTATTTGCACGTAGGGTAGTTGCTGCAGGCGATAAATTCGCCGTAGCGCCCATGCTTTTTCGCCAGGTTGTTGCCGCATTCAGGACACTTCTCGTCCAGTTGCACGTCGCCCACGGCGGTGGCCGCGCCTTCCTTCATCACAATCTTCTTCGTGTTGCGGCATTCGGGATATCCGGTGCAGGCCATGAAGTAGCCAAAGCGTCCGCGCTTCAGGGCCATCGGCTTGCCGCATTTTTCGCATGTCTGCTCAGGGACCTCGGGAGCCGTGGAAGGCGTTCCATACTTCGCGGCCAGTTCCGGCGGAACGTCACTGGTGTTCTTGCAATCGGGATAGCCGGTGCAGGCAAGGAACCTGCCGCTGCGCCCCATCCGGATCACCATCGGTTTGCCGCACTTCTCGCATTTGATCTCGGTGGGGATGCCCTCGCCTTTGAGGTCAACCATCTCCCGCTCAGCGGCCTTAAGTTCCTTTTTGAACTTCTCATAGAACTCGGCCAGCGCTCCGGTCCAGGCCAGTTTGCCGTCTTCAACTTCATCAAGCTCTTCTTCCATGCGTGCCGTGTAGGCGACGTCGAAGATGTCGGTAAAACTCTTGACGAGCAGATCATTCACCACCATGCCGAGTTCGGTGGGAAGGAAACGTCCCTGAAGTTTCTCCACGTAATCGCGGTTCTGGATGACCGAAAGGATGGTGGCATAAGTTGAAGGACGCCCAATGCCCTTCTCTTCCAGCGCTTTTACAAGAGTCGCCTCATTGTAACGCGGCGGCGGCTCCGTAAAGTGCTGTTCAGGCAGCAGGCCAAGCAGGCGCAACACTTCTTCCTTTTCGACCGCCGGGAGCCGTGATTTTGTCTCATCGTCATTGTCGGCGGCTTTGTCATCCTCTCCCTCTTCATAAACGGCGCGGAAGCCTTTGAACTTTTCTACCGACCCGGTGGCGCGCAGCAAATAATCGCCGGCGGCAATGTCGATGGTAGTCTGGTCAAAGATGGCCGGGTTCATTTGCGATGCGACAAACCGCTGCCAGATCAGCCGGTAGAGCTTGAGCTCATCGGCAGAAAGTTGCCCGCGCAGCGAGTCCGGCGGGCGGTCCATGGCGGTAGGGCGGATGGCCTCGTGGGCGTCCTGAGCGCCCTTCTTGCTCTTGTACCGGATGGCCTGTTCCGGCAGATATTCATCGCCATAAGTCGTTTTGACGTAGGCCCGAGCGGCCTCGAGAGCGCTCTCTGCAACCCGGGTCGAATCCGTGCGCATGTAAGTGATGAGGCCCACCGAACCTTCACCGAGGTCGAGGCCCTCATAAAGCTTCTGGGCCAGCATCATGGTTTTCTTGGCGGTGAACCGGAGCTTGCGGACAGCCTCCTGCTGCAGCTTGCTGGTGATGAACGGAGGCACCGGAAACTTGCGCCGCTCGCGCGTTTCAACGGAACCTACCTGGTATGTGGCGGTTTCAAGGGCCGCGCGGTGTTTGTCAGCGGCGGCCTGGTCTGGGATTTCCAGTTCCTTGCCCTTGAATTTCAACAGCCGCGCCTCAAATGGCGGCGGATTCCTGCCCTCGAGTTGGGCGCCAATCGTCCAGTACTCTTCCTTTTTGAAGGCCTGAATCTCCCGCTCGCGTTCGACAATCAGGCGCAGAGCCACGGTCTGCACGCGGCCCGCGGAAATCCCGCGTCTCACCTTGTCCCACAACAGCGGGCTCACCTGGTAGCCGACCAGACGGTCCAGGACGCGCCGCGCCTGCTGCGCATCAACCAGGCGGGTATCGATTTCCTGAGGGTTTTCAAAAGCTTTGCGGATGGCCTCGCGGGTGATTTCATTGAAAAGCACCCGATAGAATTTTCTCTTCTTCGAGTCCAGCAACTCGCGCAGATGCCAGCAGATCGCCTCGCCTTCGCGGTCAGGGTCGGCAGCAAGGTAGATGGTGTCTGCATCCTTCGCTGCGGACTTCAGCGACTTGATGGTCTCCTTCTTGCTGGGTATCACTTCATAATTCGGCTTGAAGTTGTTTTTGAGGTCCACGCCCAGTTCCTTCTTGGGAAGGTCCATGACATGCCCCATCGAGGCTTTAACGGTATACCCGGCACCCAGATACCGGTTAATCGTCTTGGCCTTAGCCGGTGATTCGACGATAACTAGCGATTTAGCCATAACTTACCAATCCGTGCCCGGACCAAACCTGCATGGTCCGCTTTTCCTTAGATGCCCGTATCTTGAGCTTGTTACAATCCATCATAGCTTACGGATAAAGTTTTTGCCTGGTAGCTGGCGGACAAGTCCGTTCATTTCCAGCTCCAGCAGGGCCTGCATAACCTGCGCCTGAGGCAGCGAGACCGAGTCCAGAATCGAATCCACGAAGAGCGCTTCATCCACCCGCAGAGACTCAAAAACCTTCTTCTGCTCCACCGTTAGAGACTCCTCGAAGAGCTTGCCGGATTCCTTAATGCCCCGCCCATCATCCGATGCCTCGCCGGACGGCAGGAGTTGCATCCGGACATCCGGCGGGAATTCCTCGACTATATCCATCCACTCGCCCACCAGCTTGGCGCCTTGCTTGATGAGATGGTTGGGGCCAAAGCTCTGGGCCGAGGTGATGTTGCCCGGCACAGCAAAAACCTCCCGGTTGTGCTCAGCGGCCAGCCGCGCCGTAATTAATGAACCGCTGTACTCACTGGCCTCGATGACCATGACGCCCAGTGAGAGCCCACTGATCACGCGGTTGCGGATGGGGAAATTTTCGGGCGTGGGGCCCGTGCCCAGCGGAAATTCCGAAATGACAGCTCCGGATTCCATAATCTTGTCTGCCAGCCGCCTGTTCTCCGCGGGATAAATGCCGTCCATGCCTCTGCCCTGGACAGCGATGGTTTTCCCTTTCCCCTCTAACGCACCGTGGTGGGCGGCAGAATCAATTCCTCGTGCCAGAC
Protein-coding regions in this window:
- a CDS encoding SMP-30/gluconolactonase/LRE family protein encodes the protein MKTRWVVTLCLLGLITGCSQQEAPKKAEQPASSTIGSIARLDPAIDAIIPQGATVEKIAGGYEWTEGPIWTHTGDLYFAAIHHNSIIKWVPGQGVSVFLHPSGYQGTKPYPGTESGSNGMTLDKDGRLVVAGHAQRDVYRLESLEPGARQTVLCDRYQGKRLSSPNDLVYKSDGSLYFTDPPYGLPTQSDKDPLKELPFNGVFRLPGAASHKPGAPPDNRHLQLVIKDLTRPNGIAFSPDEKYLYIAVSDPDNMAWMRYDVKPDGMVANGKVFCKADSSQGAGGPDGIKVDEKGNLYGAGPGGIWIISPEGKHIGTINLPERAANCNWGDADGKTLYMTASSSVYRIKLSITGVRP
- the topA gene encoding type I DNA topoisomerase, translating into MAKSLVIVESPAKAKTINRYLGAGYTVKASMGHVMDLPKKELGVDLKNNFKPNYEVIPSKKETIKSLKSAAKDADTIYLAADPDREGEAICWHLRELLDSKKRKFYRVLFNEITREAIRKAFENPQEIDTRLVDAQQARRVLDRLVGYQVSPLLWDKVRRGISAGRVQTVALRLIVEREREIQAFKKEEYWTIGAQLEGRNPPPFEARLLKFKGKELEIPDQAAADKHRAALETATYQVGSVETRERRKFPVPPFITSKLQQEAVRKLRFTAKKTMMLAQKLYEGLDLGEGSVGLITYMRTDSTRVAESALEAARAYVKTTYGDEYLPEQAIRYKSKKGAQDAHEAIRPTAMDRPPDSLRGQLSADELKLYRLIWQRFVASQMNPAIFDQTTIDIAAGDYLLRATGSVEKFKGFRAVYEEGEDDKAADNDDETKSRLPAVEKEEVLRLLGLLPEQHFTEPPPRYNEATLVKALEEKGIGRPSTYATILSVIQNRDYVEKLQGRFLPTELGMVVNDLLVKSFTDIFDVAYTARMEEELDEVEDGKLAWTGALAEFYEKFKKELKAAEREMVDLKGEGIPTEIKCEKCGKPMVIRMGRSGRFLACTGYPDCKNTSDVPPELAAKYGTPSTAPEVPEQTCEKCGKPMALKRGRFGYFMACTGYPECRNTKKIVMKEGAATAVGDVQLDEKCPECGNNLAKKHGRYGEFIACSNYPTCKYVKRETLGIACPEEGCTGEIVVRRTKRRKVFYGCTRYPDCKFTVWDKPVAEPCPDCGSPILLEKNDKKTGEVTRYCRNETCKYERVVE
- the dprA gene encoding DNA-protecting protein DprA, yielding MDNGTVFWVGLSRIEGLGVRGIHKLVSYFGSPKAAYMASLTELEGSGLPAAVCQSVFSQAGLKEAEKEIEAGAKCGCQLIDYDNPAYPSLLRQIADPPLVLYVKGDVQALSGHCLAVVGSRRPSAYGLQVARRLARDLAERNLVIVSGLARGIDSAAHHGALEGKGKTIAVQGRGMDGIYPAENRRLADKIMESGAVISEFPLGTGPTPENFPIRNRVISGLSLGVMVIEASEYSGSLITARLAAEHNREVFAVPGNITSAQSFGPNHLIKQGAKLVGEWMDIVEEFPPDVRMQLLPSGEASDDGRGIKESGKLFEESLTVEQKKVFESLRVDEALFVDSILDSVSLPQAQVMQALLELEMNGLVRQLPGKNFIRKL
- a CDS encoding methylenetetrahydrofolate--tRNA-(uracil(54)-C(5))-methyltransferase (FADH(2)-oxidizing) TrmFO; this encodes MKEHVLIAGGGLAGSEAAWQLASRGVPVTLCEMRPRRSTPAHKTDQLAELVCSNSLKSNTPGAASWLLKEEMRRAGSLLLRLADECAVPGGSALAVDRERFAASVTHAIDSHPLIALRREEVTEIPGDCLTLIATGPLTSDALAESLQRLTGSESLAFYDSISPIVDADTLNMDRIFRASRYGKGGDDYLNCAMTHNEYRAFHEALMSAETVKAHEFEDVKYFEACLPIEELARRGFDTLRFGPMRPVGFVDPSTGKRPYALVQLRAENLRFSSYNLVGFQNHLKFPEQKRILRMVPGLENAEFLRYGQIHRNTYINAPRLLGPDLSFRSSPQVFIAGQLSGVEGYVECIATGLLAGMALARRMRQETFAPPPRTTALGSLVHYITHASPQNYQPANISFDLLPPIEDLPRPVARDRRARREWQCERALQDLQPWLAGSESGIEPRWEPAKADASF
- the xerC gene encoding tyrosine recombinase XerC, which translates into the protein MDDLIERYIQYLKYERNASPHTVRNYQSDLVQFRNFLAGKEKDAAVDVHSVNALRIRAFLSHLFHMEEKKASIARKLAAMRAFFKFLARERLIAENPAASVSTPKLEKKLPRIMTEEEMNNFLDRVAEAAQGGEPAILRDRAILEMLYASGLRVSELAGLDLRSVNFGDSFVLVRGKGDKERIVPFGSKAKGALEAYLPARERLLRETRTGCAALFLNVHGQRLTTRSIDRILKRYVLTYSPDVNVKVSPHSLRHAFASHLLAEGADLRAIQEMLGHKSLATTQRYTQVSIKHLIDVYDRTHPKA